Part of the Kitasatospora sp. NBC_01266 genome, GCTCTTCGGTGACACTCCGGCCACCGGTGTCTCCTGCACCGACACCAGCTGCACCGCGACCACGCCCGGCGGCTGGGGCCTGGCCCCGGTCACCGTGGTCACCCCCGGCGGCACCGCCTACGCCCCGGGCGCGTTCCTCTACACCGGCCCGCCGCCGCCCGCTCCCCCGGCGCCCGTACTGGCCAACCTGTGGGTGAACAGCGGGCCGTCGGCCGGTGGCAACTGGGTGGCCCTCGGCGGCACCAACCTGACCGGCGGCCAGGTCTTCTTCGGTGACCGCCCGGGCCAGGACGTCTCCTGTGGAGCCACCATGTGCACCGCCACCGCGCCGGCCGGCACCGGCACGGTCGACGTCCGGGTGCTCACCCCGGGCGGGATCACCGCCGTGGCCGGCGGGGACCAGTACACCTACACCGGCTGACCGCAGGCCCGGCGCGGGCGGCCGGCGGCCGGCGGCGAAACGGTCCGAGGGCCGCCACCGCTCGTGCCGGGCCCGGGGATGGTGGCAGGCTGGAGGGGCTGGGCGGTGATCGCGATGACGGTGTTCTACGGCAACACGCACCACGGGCGGACCTTCCGGGACCGCGCCGAGGCCGGGCGACTGCTCGGCGAGCGGGTGCGGGCCTGGGGCGCCGACGCCCCGGTGGTGGTGGGTCTGCCCCGGGGCGGGGTCCCGGTCGCCTACCGGGTGGCGCAGCTGCTGGACGCGCCGCTGGACATCCTGGTGGTCCGCAAGATCGGCGCCCCCGGGCAACCGGAGCTGGCGCTCGGCGCGGTCGGCGAGGGCGGCATCCGGCTCTTCAACCACGACATCATCGCCGCGCTCGGGATCACCGCCCACCGCCTGGAGCAGCTCGCCGACGCGACCGCCGCCGAGGTGGCCGAGCGGACCGGGCTGCTGCGCGGGTCGCTGCCCCCGCTGGAGGTGACCGGGCGGGCGGTGGTGCTGGTGGACGACGGGATCGCCACCGGCGCGACCGTGCGGGCGGCGATGGCGGTGCTGCGCCGGCGGGAGGTGAGCGAGCTGCTGCTGGCCGTCCCGGTGACCGCTCCAGAGGCCCTGCGGGTGCTCGGCCCGCTCGCCGACGACCTGGTCTGCCTGAGCGCGCCGCCCTCGTTCCAGGCGGTCGGGCAGTTCTACAACGACTTCGAGCAGACCACCGACCAGGAGGTGCGCAGGCTGCTGGACCTGGCGGCGGCCCCGCGCGGCAGCGGTGAGGCGGGCTAGCGAAGGAAGCAGGGCGGCGGCGCGCCCGTGACACCACCGGACCGTCCTGCCCGTACGGTCGTGTCCAGGTGCGGGATCGCAACGTCGCGGGAGGTCAAGGTGCGGCACTATCGGTGGATCCTCGAGGTCCAGGACGACGACGGCCGCTGGTCGCAGCGGGACGGTGCCTCGATGTCGAATCCGCTCGCGATGTCGAATCCGCTGGAGTACGACGGACCGCCCCAGCAGGTGGCGAACCATCTGCGGGACGTGTTCGTCCGCACGCTCTCCGGACCCGCCCCCGGCCCCCGGGCCGTCAGGGTCGGTGTCCGGGAGGAAGGCGAGCCCGGTTCCGGCGGTGCCCAGGCCGAGAGCGAGTGGTCCCGAGAGTAGTACCCGAGCCTGGAGTAGTACCCGAGCCTGGAGGAGTACCCGAGCCTGGAGGAGCACCCGAGCCTGCCGGGTCGGCTACATCGGCCCGGACCAGGCGGCCGCCCGGGTCCGGGCGACGCGCGCCCGAGCGGCGGCCTCGTCGGGGCCGCCGGTGGGCTCGGCGGTCGACGGGAGGATCTCCGAGCCCGCTTCCCAATCCGCCAGGCCATCGACCTGATCGGCACC contains:
- a CDS encoding phosphoribosyltransferase, translating into MTVFYGNTHHGRTFRDRAEAGRLLGERVRAWGADAPVVVGLPRGGVPVAYRVAQLLDAPLDILVVRKIGAPGQPELALGAVGEGGIRLFNHDIIAALGITAHRLEQLADATAAEVAERTGLLRGSLPPLEVTGRAVVLVDDGIATGATVRAAMAVLRRREVSELLLAVPVTAPEALRVLGPLADDLVCLSAPPSFQAVGQFYNDFEQTTDQEVRRLLDLAAAPRGSGEAG